From Microtus pennsylvanicus isolate mMicPen1 chromosome 10, mMicPen1.hap1, whole genome shotgun sequence, one genomic window encodes:
- the Or6y1 gene encoding olfactory receptor 6Y1, with product MVIKVPDADNLTATTHFILLGFLTRPAFQLLLFSVFLVTYLLTLVENLLIILAIRSDGQLHKPMYFFLSHLSFLEMWYVTVISPKMLVNFLSKDKSISFNGCMTQLYFFVTFVCTEYILLAVMAFDRYVAICNPLRYPVIMTNQLCGILAGGCWFCGLMTAMIKMVFIARLRYCGTPRINHYFCDISPLLNVSCEDSSQAELVDFFLALMVIAVPLCVVVTSYVTILIAILKIPSAQGRQKAFSTCASHLTVVTLFYSTTLFTYARPKLMYAYNSNKVVSVLYTVIVPLLNPIIYCLRNRDVKMALKKTILCIRSGPGEDGGFSS from the coding sequence ATGGTCATCAAGGTTCCGGATGCAGACAATCTTACTGCGACAACACATTTTATTCTTCTTGGGTTTCTAACCCGACCTGCCTTCCAGTTACtgctcttctctgtcttcctggtAACTTACCTGCTGACCCTGGTAGAGAACCTTCTCATCATCCTGGCCATCCGCAGTGATGGGCAACTGCACAAGCCAATGTACTTCTTTCTAAGTCACCTTTCTTTCTTGGAGATGTGGTATGTCACTGTCATCAGTCCCAAGATGCTGGTCAACTTCCTCAGCAAGGACAAGAGCATCTCCTTCAATGGTTGCATGACACAACTTTACTTCTTTGTAACCTTCGTCTGCACCGAGTACATACTCCTCGCTGTCATGGCCTTTGATCGCTATGTAGCCATTTGCAATCCATTACGCTACCCTGTCATTATGACCAACCAGCTTTGTGGAATCTTGGCTGGGGGTTGCTGGTTCTGTGGGCTCATGACTGCCATGATTAAGATGGTGTTCATAGCTCGGTTGCGCTACTGCGGCACACCACGGATCAATCACTACTTCTGTGATATCTCTCCACTCCTCAATGTCTCCTGCGAGGATTCCTCTCAGGCTGAACTGGTAGACTTCTTCTTGGCCCTCATGGTCATTGCTGTACCTCTTTGTGTGGTAGTGACATCTTATGTCACCATCCTCATCGCTATCCTCAAGATCCCATCAGCTCAGGGGCGTCAAAAGGCTTTCTCCACCTGTGCCTCTCACCTGACAGTTGTAACTCTCTTTTACTCCACAACGCTTTTCACATACGCCCGTCCGAAGCTCATGTATGCCTACAATTCAAACAAAGTAGTGTCTGTCCTCTACACCGTCATTGTTCCCCTTCTCAATCCCATCATCTACTGTTTGAGGAACCGTGATGTGAAAATGGCCCTAAAAAAGACTATACTTTGCATTAGAAGTGGGCCCGGGGAAGATGGGGGTTTCagtagttaa